Sequence from the Nasonia vitripennis strain AsymCx chromosome 5, Nvit_psr_1.1, whole genome shotgun sequence genome:
CCTCTGCAAAACATGTTGTTACAACGTGAGTTGTATAATACttgatttgaattttgattttaatatcAACTAAATTTTTACTCACCCTTGATATTGCGGATGCATGTACATTCTTGCAGCATAGGCAGTTTGCTCTGTTGCTTCTTTGGATTTAATAGAGTTTTTCCCAGCCTTGATAATTAATTGACCGGAAGAAGGCAGATCGTGTACGCAGTGTCCCGCAGTTAAAACCCATCTTTCGCCAATGATGGATCCACCGCATATGTGGGTAAAAGAAACAAGAGGTGGATAGCCGAACTGCAAACTTACTTGATGAGGAAATTCGCCTTTCGCGCAATTCTTTCCTCCGATGACtcgatttattttaaatagatCCGCCAATGGTTGACTTTGCACGAAATTTGGAAGGTCTAAACGTGGTTGAAATAAttgtaatgaaaataataaatagcatgatttaatgtttttttttatcaattttgattTAACTTACTGGCATTGGTGAGAGCCAAGATGCAACTGAGAATAATAAGCGAAGCCATGGTTgctcaataataataataactgtGGATCTTCTGGGCAATATGCTTTCATTATATAGTAGAGGCATAATTCGAAAAAATGTCATTACTTATCAAATGTAtgacagtgtggctaaaagaATTTAGtgtcaatatttttcttaagAAAGTTGACTGATACAAACTGATTTAGAATAATCGAATTTCTGGTGAATTATATAGCAACCAATACAAAGCAATGTCATTGGAATGTTGATTAAAAATGAAGTAAATGCCAATTTTggattgtatttattttttattgaatttaatcatacttgaaGTGATTGAATACATAGTGTACACATGGTTGCAAGAAATCAGGCGCTACCATTGCAATCCACGTTAGCTGTGTTATATTGGTGTTAAATGAACCTAATTAAATTGTTCGGTTTATGGaagataacaaaatttgttaattttttttttttgcaacacgaaatgatttttatttacacgATAAATTAGTTTGCAAATTCACAGGAGTAATGAAAAAAagttcatatatatatacctgtgTTATTTTATAGATTACGAAAGTACTTATTATGATACTCATACCATGCACAGCGTAAGAAATTTAAAAGTGAAAACTTTGAGTTTTGCTCCCTTAAAGAGGGTATTTCGTAGCGGTGggaattataaaatcaaatatttgaATTGAGTTACAAATTCTGTAATGTCCTGATCAGTTGCTATTTTTTCGTATATatcatgtaattttttaatagaatttATGAAATACGAACATTTTTAGACTAAAAAAGGCATAGGACAACATTCTATTTGTTAATCGATTGGCTGTTCAAACAGTTTTGGACTGGCCCTATCGTCAGCGCCTCAATTATCTGTGGCGATCTGGTAGGTGGAAAACGTGGTGAAAAAAGtctctttttaatttttctgataataatttaataatatcacTAATTATTCTgacatcttttttttcttttaagaaCTTGACATACttattgataaataattgAGTACTCATATTGATTTCGTAAAATTTAATGATTAATGACTATTCATTAGTCAGAAAAATGCTTGTACAGAATAAGcaatgattttagatttattattttgtcaACATTCCATGCCAACAACCTTTGCAACTATGTGCACCTTCTATCAAATTCGCGGGAACAATATTGACGTTGAATTCCTTAGCACCTCGtcataattttgattaaaataacTCATATTATGCACGGTTTACTCATCGCCACTGTATATAATACGAAGACACTGCCCAGGCAGCATCCTCAGATATCATCATGCTGTCTTTGAAACTCATCGTTCTTAGCTGCCTGGCGGGACTTGCCTGTGCCGCCTGTACGTGACCATCTTTATACTTATCCTATTCAATTTAGTTCATAAAAACAAACGATAAATATCATTAAACgcaacttgttttttttttcagaccGACCATTTTTTGGCCAGGCCAAATCTCTTGCGGATTTCCTCAAGTTCAATCGCATTATAGGCGGTCAAGATGCCCTAAAAGGTGAATTTCCGCATCAGGTCAGTCTGCAATGGGGCTATCCCCCCTTTGTTGCCTATAGTCACTTGTGCGGTGGTTCCATCATCGATGAGAGCTGGATCTTGACTGCTGCCCACTGCGTGAACACTTTGCCAAGGTCTGGGGAATTCGTAGTCAGAGCAGGCAAGCACTTCATCAAGAGCAACGAAGCCACCGAACAAATTTCGCTGACCACAGAagttttcattcataaaaaTTATCGTGGGTGAGCAACGCTGGTTAAAAATTATGCTGACGTCTTTGCATTTCTATTTGAAACTTTGAATTCCAATTTCATGATAATACCTTTCTTTTCGCAGTGAGGTTTCACCTTTCGATATCGCTCTAATCAAACTAGCAACTCCTTTAGTATTCAACGACTACGTCAGTGCAATCGATCTGCCACAACCGAATGTTGTACCGCAAGGTAAAGTCATTTTATCTGGCTGGGGTTCCATATCGAAAACTAGACAGGCAATATTACCAAACGTACTACAAAAAGTTACGCTACCTCTCATCGATATTGGCAAGTGCAGAAGAGCTTTGAGAATgctcggggaacgtggagaAGTACACGAAACTAATATTTGCACTGGACCTTTGACCGGTGGTTTAACTGCATGCAGCGTAAGACATTCTTTtagaaaaatagtatttttcacGTGATTTTAGTTAAagctaattttttaattattcgcagGGCGATTCTGGTGGTCCTCTGATTTCAAGGAACGAAAACGGAACAACAGAAATTGTCGGCATTGTTTCGTGGGGTATCGTACCTTGTGGTGGTGTCGGAGCTCCTGCAGTATTCGTTAGAGTCTCGGCATTCATCGATTGGATCAATTCTATAATTACAACTTATTGACGAACACACATGCGAATCTTCCATGAACAAGTCAACCCTGGCCAATTCCCGAAAAATCTTCACGAGAATGTATGCGTGAAATCGTGACGTGCAACTCTCTCCTTGGGAACTAGAGAAAAACTCGCAAAACTTATAAATAGTGATAAACAATTCGGCATAACTTGCACTGTTCaagatttttgttttacaGTCTTATAGTACACAGTGATCGATCAGAGCCTTACATTGAATAAATAGAATGGTGATTGTAAATAACAAACCCAGATcattattttgaatttgtATTTTCGTCATATATACGTTAATACTTTTTGTATAGAGCATGTGCTTTGAATTGTATgtacatacttttttttaataagttttGTTATGTTGTTACtctcattttaaaaaaattatttttgcgcAATTAAGGTGCAAATCTTCAGCACGTTTGCCCAATttgcttttttaatttagaataTATTGTTGCTAGCTTCGAAAGTTGTATTTACGTCTACTTGTATTGACGGTGTATGATTATAAGATATACAAGTCAaatcatatacatatatttttaacataaaaagttaagtttttttttatcacaaaaaGGGATTTTCATCGTTTCTTCTGCGAACATTTCCTCtcattgaaaatatatacataagcTACTTTAGGTTTCTGCAACACTAAAAATTCTTGTGATTACTCTAGAATGATATCAGGAGATAAATGATTGATAAAAATAGTGTAAAACCTGATAACACAGTTGTTAAATACACAATGAATTTAACAATACAAACGAGCTGACAACGTGCGATTAAGAAAAGAGTCATCTTTAAAATGAATGTAAGTTCTAGGTGTATAATATCTGCTTCTGTATTTTGTCAGTAAGtcagaaatattttcaaacagtTGCAGTTTGTAAGCTTTAGTGTCATACAATTTcacacatttttaatttcaacaTTGTATGTCAACGATcatgataaatataataattattttactagTAAACTTGGCCttcataaattaaaattatcatattGTAAATACTTtaagtttaatttttcaaaataaatgcTAAATGCAAATATAAAGAAGGCGAAACATAAATTGCTTAATGAAATACTGGTGACTGCAGTGATAAGACCACTTTCCACGTGCTCACGAGCTCTATACTgcatattcaaataaaaattaataattccaCTTTCAAAcagttgaaaataaatatccGAAATTTATTCACTTAGGCTAAAGAAGTCGCGAGTCAATATTacgtaaaaatgtttataattattatctacaaaaatatgtatattgtttttttttggaaaaagcATTTCTGGTTAAATGACAATCACGCATGTATGCTAAATTCTGTATTAgcgtaaattttgaaaaaagttattgTACGCTTGGTACTCATAGCGTGTATAATTAAACCTTACCAAATCTTCACAGGTTCTGATCATCAAAAAAGGTTATTCTGTCGCGACGCTGTGACGGGTCGCCGCTCGCCGATTCACTTTCCGGTAAACTGTGTACCCGGCGAGCCTATATGGAAGTATTGCGACTTCAAAATATGCACGTGTCCAtactatttttcaaaatataacttGCTTGGTAGAAATCGATTCGATTTTTTAATCCTAAAGCTCATAATTGTACATTGTGCATCAAGGGGAGAAAATAGGCTATTTCAAGCGCGGGTGAGGTGTTCATGCTGAAAACACCTCACCCAAGTCTGAAATAGCCTATGTTCCCATGGTACACGCCGAATTTTTCACAACTCAGGCATGAAATAGACCTCTTTTTATGTCAGTAAGTAGCATAGAAAATCGTCCATTCCAAGCGTGTGTAAAAAAGTTCGAACTCGAGCGGGACAAAATGGCCATTTTTCGCTCGGAATGAACGCTCAATTTTATACGCTACTTTCTGGCATGGAAACAGGTCCATTTTATGCCTGAGTTGTGAAAATACCTTGTACTAATGAAAGCAGTCTAAAAATCGAGCCATTACACATTCATTACAACTACATTCCTAACAGCTTACATTTTCGTAtctacaaaatttaaacaCGAActcaaaaaacaaataaaacgcATGATAAAACAAATCATACATCAAAAACAAGAAAGCaaagtttaaattatctaGCGAAATTTTAGGAGCTTCTGTaaattggtgatttttttgtttatgcgTGTTGTATTCTGAATCCATCCGAAAATCTGTTATTCCACTCTCATACAGTTTGCGATATAAATGtgaaatttctttatttaggcTAAAGTAATCACGAATCATAATATTACTTTTATTGGTAAAATTTTTAGAATCTGAGACTATAAAGATAACCTAGTTTTTGGCGAAATGTAACAAACATGAGCTTCGATATtcgtaataatttaattttgctaAATATCTCGCATAAATTTATACTCTAGCTGTAAATCATATTTACCGCTAAGAACCTCTCGAAATATTCCGCCGGGTATTCCAATTATGTCAATAGCATTGTTTTGGGACCTCATTTTGTTTATCGTTGGATTTAACGAAACGTTAAGTTTTCTTAACACAATCTCAGCCATTTCACCGGGCGTGCCACGCAGTTTGAACGCAGATTTTTCTTTACGATCGAAGGGGGTCATGCTGCTGTTTGTTCCTATAATTTTTATCGGATAACATCCCATGTTTCTAGTCTTATGGAAAAGCAGTCATTCCGATTCAGTGACGATCCTTTTCATGATAAGTAGAAAAACGATAGCAtttgtttacaaaaaaaaaattcaaaattgataCCGAAAATGAATGAAAGCAGACTTACCACTCGACGTATTTTGTAACGTGAAAACAAAGAAAGGATGGCCATTCTCTTGTTTATGTACTGCAGACGTTCACCAAATACCAGGGGCATATTCCGTATAAGGATTAAAAGTGTAGACATTTAGTGAACCGTCGTGCTCCagacaaataaaaatagcaaagTTGATATCGAATTCCCAAACAACTTCTAAATGTGTTCTGCTGCGCTGCAACTGCCAGCTTTCGTAATGTcttcaatgaaatattttccaTCTAAATTCCACCATATGGATTCTCTAAGCTCATAAATAGCTAGTCTTAGTAATGTTAAGTTTAAACCAgatataataaacttttttggAGCATATGGAACAAAATTCGTAGACAAAGGATACAGTTTGTAAAATTTTGGTTTTgccaaataatataataaatcgtCGTTTTGTATTCCAATTAAACCAATGAGGTTCATCTGTAAATTTCATCTGAAGTTCTTAAATTCCATTTCATCCCACTCTCCAATTAATACAGTTAATTCTTCTTTTGCAGAGAAACAGCTTTCACATATTTCGggctgaaaaaaaagaaataatatctattatataaataggtatttaaaaaaaaaattgttaccGAAAAGACTTTGCTGCTATAAAGGTTTTCGGTTTCTGGAAAAAGATGTGGATTGTAGTGCAGTGTGAAAGAAAGCTGCATCATCTCCTGTATTTGGGATATAAGAAGAAATATGCAAGAACTATGTGTATATGACATTTCTATTCGCCTTTACTTCTCCTTATGCATCTTCTCTTCTGCATACAAAACCTTCCACtactttaatttttacaagtaCCAGAACCTCCTTTACAATGttcaataatttcaaatttctaTTGAAAAAGCGATTCTCATTTTAACTCTTCTAAAGTACAGCAGgaacatttttttgaaaattgatttttaattataaattattactgATGCATTGTAATTCACTCTATCGATTTTAACATAAATAGAGTTTGATATTTTTCCTGAATCTAACTACTGTAAAACTCGACAAGTGTGAAGAAAATCGCTGACTGTTAATcgataaatattaaacacCATGATGTGACAAAATCAAAGGATATACTCAAATAGACACGTGCACGGTCAAGCAGACAGTTATTTCTGCTGGAGGTCAAATGTATAAACTTTTACAAAATGGACGTAAAAGTTCAATAATCACAAGTGTTAAATAATgaataatcaaatttattatatacaaaacAACATCGATGCGAGATTGGTGCATACGTTAAGTGATGTTGAGAGTGGATAGGATAATAGTCATCTTTCTACAATAAAGTAGCGCGTCATAAGTTACAAATTTTTGTACAAAGGAATTTTACACTATTAACAGAATTGAGctaaattcaatttaaaagGAATTGGCAGAAATGGTCTCCTGAATCCAGTCGACGAAGTCAGCGACCTTGACGTAGACTGAGGGAGCGTTGACAGCACCGCATGGGACGAATCCCCAAGAAACGACACCGACGACTTCCTTGACATTTCCGTACTTGGAGATCAATGGGCCGCCAGAGTCACCCTGAgaagataaattatttaattagaATCATAAGAACAAACTTTGgttaaatttttcttcttgAAATATCAAAGAAATAGACAAAGTACATTTtataaggaaaataaaaaaataaataacgttTTCTCGTAAACAATTCTATTCTAATAATTTAgatattcatttaaatttagcaattaaataattaaataatacttACTCGGCAAGCGCCCTGTCCACCGTTGAGAGGTCCAGTGCAAATGTTGGTGGGGTGGAGAGCAGATGGCTCTCCCTTGTAAAGCTCGATGATGGAGGCGTTGCAGGTCTTGCGGTCAACAAGTGGAAGATCAATCTTCTGGAGTTTGTCAGGCTTGATGTCCCAGATGGTAGTGGAGATAGAGCCCCATCCGGAAAGTGTAACTTCACCGGTTGGTTCAACTCCGGCTTTAGGGAGAGCGATTGGCTGGACGCGCTTGGTGAACTTCAGGGGAGCTTTCAGCTTGAGAAGGGCTATGTCGTAGGGGGCGACCTCACTGTAAAGATTAACAATTTTGTAAGTTAAATATAGGTACATATGTACACAAGATTATATGCCGCGCTTTCAAAACTATAGCAACGAGGAAATCTACACGGAGAGAACATACTTGTTTTTATTGCATAAAACACACTAAGAAACAATACACGAACTTAAAACATGTTTTTTCGAACGAAGTTATGGCGTATAAGTTTAATGGCGAAATTGTACTATATAAAGAGCCTTTATGTATGGAAACTTACCCAGGGTAGAGTTCGTGGACGTAGGTGCTCTTGACCTCGACGGTCTGTTCGCTATCCTCGATCTTCTTGAGGTTATGCTTGCCAGCTTTGACAGCGAATGTGCCGTAGTTGGGGACAGCATCGACACAGTGTCCAGCGGTCAGGATGAACTGTGGGTGGATGATGGTGCCTCCGCAGAAGTGAGCGACGCTTTGGAGCGAGGCGCCAAATTGGAGCGAGACCTGGTGAGGGAATTCGCCGGCCTCAGCCTCGTCGCCACCGACGATACGGGCCTCCAGTGGAGCGAGGCCATGGCCCAGTCTTGGGGTGAGGGCTGGGGTCCTTACCGAGAGGAAGAGACCTGAAAATTTAacgttaaaatttttaaataaaaagcgtTGAAAAATAACATCACGAGATAATCAATTTTACTGTTTCTTGGGTATACTATTGATATCGACGTGAAATATGTTGGTTCTGTACCAGCACAACTTGCACACTTACCAGCGTTGGCGAGAGCCAAAAGGCAGCTGAGGAGGACAAATTTGAAAGCCATCTTCACAAGTGAGGCTAGTTTCGTATCGACGCCAATTTATACCTCGCGTCAAGTTCATTATTACACTGAGATTacaaatctactgataaaaatataatatttgcCAATGGCATTTCGTGAAAATCGTTTTAATCAAGAACACCGATTATGCTGATAaactttattttactttaataaTGATAAAGATTGCGCTACAACGTTAGGTTTAATCATCAAATAAAGAATGCAGGAACTAGAGGCTTAATGTGGTGTTCTTTGATTGACTATCGTCTGTTATCACTTTGCTGGGATTAGCaggtaatatttttgaataccTATCTGTGTTCGCGTTTGTATCCAACGCTTAAGAAAGCaaatcaatattattatttttgtctgAAATCAAAATATATTGTGATTAATAGAGCTACTctctcaatatttttattacatgaaaaatatattttttaatttttacgttACTTTTAATATTACAGTAGCAAATATAGTACTTTAAAGGAGTTTTTAGAACCTAAACCGCAACAGTTATTAactcaatatttttaaaagtaatttaaaaaaattaattaaccaTTCTTTCAAAGTCAGTGATCAAGCGTTAGTCTGTCAAAATAATAGTAACAAAATTACATGTCAATTGTAGATTTTAAGTCTTTGTAAGTAAATAAATCCACTTCGAATCTAATAATGTCCAATAATGtcagattaaattttttaaatgtatttgCATAAACAGTATAAGACGGtacatgtatttatattttcttacttattactaaagtaaaagaaaatgattaaatagCAATGAAGAAtcaaaaaacaatttataaaaatcatattcATAATTTAACCCGGTCAATTCCTATTTacaatatgaaacaaaaaatctATGAAGCATACACTTCGCTATGGATATGATGATATAAGTACTAAATTCGTGGATATCCATTCACAGCGGAATTATCTATCTAATCACAGGCATTTTATCATTTAAATTAGACGCGCTCAACGTAGCGTAGTTCTTTGAATGGTAGATCACCGGTGATATCTCTTATCCAGTCAATGAACGATGAAACCTTGACGAAAACCGATGGTGCACCTCGAGTACCGCACGGAATCATTCCCCAGGAAACTACACCTACGAGTTCCCTGTGTCCATTGTTGTCGCTGATCAGAGGACCACCAGAGTCACCCTGAAAtagcaataaaatatttcgtaAAACAGCGATTCATTCcatttttttatcgaaaataaaaatgtaaaacttaCACTGCAAGCGGAATATCCACCGGAAAGTGGACCAGTACAGAGGTTCGTCTCGTGTAGGGGTGAAGGTTTGGCGAACTCTTCGATCGAGGCATTGCACGTCTTCAGGTCGATTGTGGGCAGCTGGACTGTCTGCAAGATGCTTGGGTACTTGGGTCTATTGGTCGGAGAGATTGAACCCCAGCCAGATAGTACTACATTACCAGTGGT
This genomic interval carries:
- the SP48 gene encoding serine protease 48 precursor yields the protein MLSLKLIVLSCLAGLACAAYRPFFGQAKSLADFLKFNRIIGGQDALKGEFPHQVSLQWGYPPFVAYSHLCGGSIIDESWILTAAHCVNTLPRSGEFVVRAGKHFIKSNEATEQISLTTEVFIHKNYRGEVSPFDIALIKLATPLVFNDYVSAIDLPQPNVVPQGKVILSGWGSISKTRQAILPNVLQKVTLPLIDIGKCRRALRMLGERGEVHETNICTGPLTGGLTACSGDSGGPLISRNENGTTEIVGIVSWGIVPCGGVGAPAVFVRVSAFIDWINSIITTY
- the SP49 gene encoding serine protease 49 precursor, encoding MAFKFVLLSCLLALANAGLFLSVRTPALTPRLGHGLAPLEARIVGGDEAEAGEFPHQVSLQFGASLQSVAHFCGGTIIHPQFILTAGHCVDAVPNYGTFAVKAGKHNLKKIEDSEQTVEVKSTYVHELYPGEVAPYDIALLKLKAPLKFTKRVQPIALPKAGVEPTGEVTLSGWGSISTTIWDIKPDKLQKIDLPLVDRKTCNASIIELYKGEPSALHPTNICTGPLNGGQGACRGDSGGPLISKYGNVKEVVGVVSWGFVPCGAVNAPSVYVKVADFVDWIQETISANSF